From Corynebacterium pseudotuberculosis:
TTGTAGTAATGCAGGAGTAATAGATGCCGGGCAGCGTATCGCCGTTAGCGTTGAGCTCTTGGATGAGGTCGCTTTCGGCAAGCATCTCAAATCCTGAGGCACCGAAAAAGTTGGTGATGATGGAATCGACCACAACTGTACCGCGAGCGGTGCGGGTAAGAGGGCTGATAACGCCACCGTGAGAAGTGCCATGATTAGGAACAGCAAGGCAGATTAGGTGTGATACATAGCGTGCTCCGCCCAGATGATGCATCCAATACCTGGCTAGGATTCCTCCCTGAGAATGCCCAACGAGGATCACTTGCTTGGCACCGGTGACCTTGAGCACTGCATGGATGTATGCGCCAACTTGGTCTGCTGATTCTGCCACTGCGGCCGTTGAGCGCATTCCAAAATCGGGTGCAAAAACTGCGTAGCCTTTCTTGCGTAGATCTGTGCCTAGTTCCATCCAATCGCCTTTGGTCACCCCGGTGCCGTGAATCAAAATCACAGGGTAGGGGTTGTGTGGTGTGGGGCGGGCGCGCCAGTCATCCTCAAAGAGACCTCGTGCGGGAAGTCGCGCGGAGAGCGGCAGAGAGGCGTCGATAACTGCCATGGAGAACGTGACCTCCTTTGCGATTGCGTCCTGTGGGGGATACTTTCGTACCATACCTAAGAAAATTAGTGAGTGTTTTTAAGGAGTTTCCCGTGTCCCTTACTGTTGCTGAGGCAATTGCGAATCGCCGTGCTACTCGTAAATACACAGAGCAGGAGGTGAGCGACGTGGTGCTTGATGCCGTCGTTTCACAAGCTCTTCAGGCACCGAGCGCCTTTAATGCGCAGCGTGCAGACTTGGTGGTAGTCTGAGATCAAGCGATCAAAGATAAGATTTTTGAAGCTTCGGGGCAAAAGCAGCTTCGCGACGCCCCAGTAGTCCTCATCACAGTCGCGCGTGCCGACGTTCCCGAGGATCTCGATGAAGTCCTTGGAGCGGAGCGTGCGACGTTTGTGCGCAATGTTTTAGCTGATGCCGATGCCGCGCATCTACGTGAGACGGCGCTCAAAGACGCTATGTTGGTAGCAGGCTTTGCGTTGATCGCCGCTCAAGGTGAAGGCCTGGCCACCTCGCCCACCACAGGTTGGGATGAGGCGAAAATTCTTGCTGCTATAGGCTTAGCGGACCGCAGTGATCGCGCTGTGGGGTTGGTTATCGGTATGGGATACCCTGCGGAATTTCCAGCGCATCCCGGTCGAGCCGAGAGCCGTCGAGTTGATAACGGTTATGCACGCGGCTGAGTTTGTCTGACGGTAGTGAAGCGCTAAAGGAGAATTTGTGAATCCTGGTCCGATTATTTTGCCATTTAACGGCAAAACTCCGCGAGTTCACGAGACCGCTTTTATCGCGCCGAACGCTACCTTGATCGGCGACGTAGAGATAGCGGCGCATGCCTCTGTGTTTTATGGATGTGTTTTAAGGGCGGACATCAACATGATCCGTGTGGGCGCCCGAACCAATATTCAAGATAATTCAGTGTTGCATGTCGACGGCGATGCACCGTGCATCCTAGGCGAGGACGTTACTGTGGGGCATATGGCTTTAGTGCATGGCTCTACCGTGGGGAGCGGGGCTCTGGTGGGTATGCACTCTGCATTGCTTTCGCACTCGGTTGTTGGCCAGGGAAGCTTGATTGCTGCAGGGGCCGTAGTACTTGAGGGACAAGAAATACCCGCCGGGGTCCTTGCTGCGGGGGTTCCGGCTAAAGTCCGGCGGGAGCTTTCCTCTGAGCAATCGGCGGGTTTTATCTCGCATGCCGGCAGATATGTGCATACTGCCAGCATGCACAGGGAGCTTGGGGCGGGCCTGAGTTTGGATCAGGTGCGCTTTAGCTAGCAGCTCGCCTGCGCTTAGTGATTAGTCGTTTAGCTAGTCCCAGAGGGTCTTCTATAAGTCGATCCATTGCGATGGCGCGAGCGGCAGCGCGGGCGTTATCAAGATGAGTGGGGATCACTCGGATCTCCAACTTATCCTTTGTTCCGTGGGGCGACTTACGCAGTGCTTGTCCTACCGCCAGAGCATCCTCGGAGTTCTCAAAAGCGGAGCCGGCAAGGACGAGAACTTTTGGTCGTGCTTGCTCGACTAAGGCCACAGCGGCGGCCCCTAGAGAAGATGCCCCGTGGATATTCTCATCGAGCGGTAGCACCATTACTTCTTGGGGATTTTGAAGCGCCGCTCCGATGGAATCATCGGCGTAAAAAATGAGTGAGTTGGCGGGCACATCGGGGTTTTGTGCCTGCTGCTCAGCACCTGCAATCGCCGTAATAGCACTGGTGATGGCCACGGGAACGGAAATGCGGTTATAAATTCGTCCGGCGAGATCTACGCCTTCCCATCCGAGATTTTTTGCTGTAACAAGACCGAGGTCATTGACGTAACCCGATGTTGCAATGCCTACGTTGGCCAGCGGAAGCTCGCTAAGCTCTGCGATCTCACGGATGGTTGTGGATAGTGTCTCAGCATATTGATCTGCGCTCATCTGCGACGGGGTAATGTCAAGGATTTTTTCCTGTATCACTGCGCCACGAGTGCTGCATGCGCCTACATATGTGGTCTTGGTTCCTACAGCTAAACCAATCTGCACCCATGGAGATGCAGAAAGCTCGATGGGGATAGTGGGGCGCCCTGGTCCATTGGGAATGGAGAGGTCTGGTCTTTCTCGGACAAGCTTTACTTCCATGAGTGCGGCGACGGCTCGGGTCACGGTGGGCTGGGATTTTCCGGAGCCGTGGACAAGCTTGGAACGCGTCACCGGTTGGAAGTGCCTGATGAGGTGTAGGCACGATGCAGCCGGTGCTGACGGCTGAGTAAAAGAAGGGATATTCCTCAAATGGCTGCGCGTGTGCATAATAAAATTCTATAGCGATAGACCGCGCAGTCTAAATTATTCACCCCTTGTTGCCCGACTTTAGTAACCTGTGAGCAGCTTAAATATAGATATGAAGTATTTAAATAGACTGATCAGTATAGTTTTTGTAGAATATTTGGGATGAAGAAAAAGTCTTGCTGAGCGGTGTGTTTTTCAAAAATGATTTGCAAAAAAGTTTTTGGGTCAAATTTCACTATTTAAGCTTTGGACCTTCTTGGGTAAAGGTGGATGCCGGCATGTGATAGGGAGGATTGACCGCGAATTGGGGGATAGCTACCCCCGGCTGTATTTCCTGACGGTCCGGGATGTTGGGGATGTTATGAGCGTTGCTGGGGGAGGGGTGGCCATTTCTCCATGTCATGTGACATGGGCGACATGAATGACATGACGCCGAACTTCGACGTGTTGAAAAAATTAATAAAGGTTTGAACTTTGGGAACTCTTGCTGACTTTTACGCGACAACTACTAACGTCGCGCGGGTGCATCTCTTAGCGTGTCGGGAAATGATCCTCGCCCTTGGCTCACAACGGGGATAGTCCCCTTTAGGGTGCGCCCATCGCGGTGCGGCTGTTTTTCAGTCCGTAATCCAACTTGTGTATGAAAGCGGTATTAGGAATACATGGTCACCACCGATCAAGCCCTCTCGGCGGGAAGTGCAGCGGCAAAAGTTGCAGAATCTGGCACTGGACGTTCCGGCGAAAAGAGCGGGAAGTCCCGTCATTTGCCACGCCATCTACGTCGACTTCATTTCTTTGCGGGAATTGTCTGTGCGCCGCTTATCTTCATAGCTTCTCTCACTGGGCTCGCGTATGCCTTTGCCCCGACGCTGGAGAACGCGGTGTACTCAAGCAACACCACTGTTGAGGTTCCTGCTGATGCGAAGCAGCTCCCAATGGAAAAGATCGTGGATATAGCTACTCAACGCCACCCCGATCAGCCCATCTCTGGTATTCGTGTTGGCGAAAAAGATCAGGCAGTACGAGTGCTGTTTAAACACCCCACTAAGAGCGCAAGCTTTAGCGATGCCGTATTTGTTAACCCTTACAATGGCGAGATCACGGGAGACATGGTGCAATATGGCAACGCTGGGGCGCTGCCATTGCGAGATTGGTTGTCTCACGGACATCGTGATCTGTGGTTAGGAGATATCGGCCGCTTCTATTCTGAGTTTGCGGCTTCCTGGCTTGGGGTCCTAGCTGTCAGCGGCGTGTACCTATGGTGGAAGCGTCAGCGCAGCGGTACCGGAAGGATCGCCGCTATGTTGAAGGTATCTGGCCGTGGACGCACTAGGAACCTGCGCTGGCACGGCGCATTGGGTACAGCTCTTGCGCTGGGCATGATCTTTTTTACCTTCACAGGCCTAACATGGTCTTCGGTGGCCGGTACCAATATTGGCAAAGTTCGCACTGAGCTGAATTGGACTACTCCGAAAGTAACTACTTCCCTCGACGGTTTCGCCGCCCCTGCAGTAAAAGATCCGCATGCCGGCCACGACCATGCCGGTCACGATCATGGCAGCCATTCGGCGACCTCGCCCTCTGCAAAGCTGAGCCTTGCCGAGCAAGCTACACACGTTGCGGCGACTGCTGCTGCTGAATTGCGTAGCGGTGTCACCTTGCGGCCGCCAAGTGAAGCAGGCCAGGCATGGAGCGTCATGGAGAATCGCCAGGCGTACCGCAAAGATAACAACTCTATTGCAGTCAATGGCGATACGGGTGAAGTAACGGCCCGTCTGGCATTTGTTGATTGGCCTTTTGCTGCGCAAGCTACGGCATGGATGATTCAGCTGCACATGGGCACGATGCTGGGGCTTCCCAACCAGATTGTGTTGGGATTGCTTGCGGTAGGCATCATCATCTTGGTTGTACGCGGTTATATGTTGTGGTTCCAGCGTCGTCCGCAAGGCCAACTCGTGGCGGATGCACCCACGCGCGCCCGTGGCGCGGAGCGTCGTTTTGGCCTGGCGGGGATCCTCGCAGTGGTGGGCATGATTGCTTATGGATTCTTTGCCCCAGTATTTGGTGTTACTTGCTTGGCCTTCGTGGTGCTCAGCGTGCTCTGGGACGCGGTGCGCTCGCGGCGTCGTAAAGCAAGCTAAAGCTTCGGACGTATGCCATAAGCATATGTATTCATAGTTTTATAGGGGAATCACACTAGACTGATTCCCCATGAGCTTTTCCCCTCAGGAGCCGTTGATTTCCGGCCTGACTGTTCGCGCCATGACTTCGGACGACAAAGATATACGTGCAACCGCACTGTTAAAAAACTTAAATCGCTTTGAACAGCGTTTTGATGTGCAGGATTTTGCGTCCGAGCCTTTGCGTAATTATCTCGATTTTGATCCTACCCGTGGCGATATAGGTCTTCTCCTCGCTGATGATGCGGGAGAGACCGTCGGCGTGATGTGGGCTGCCTTTATCAGAGGATTCGGGTTTATCAACGCCAGAGTTCCGGAATTGACGCTGTACCTTGCGGAGGAATGGCATGGCAAGGGCGTAGGTCAATGGATGCTGGATCAGGCTGAAGAGTACGGCCGGGTCCATGGTTGGCCGGGGGTTGCGGTGAATGTGGAGAAGGAGAGTCCCGCTCGACGCCTTTATGCGCGCTGCGATTATGTGACTCAAGACGGTGGATCCGCGGCGGGGAGTGTGATGCTCAAAACTCTCAGCCCGAAAATTCGGAGCGTGGCAGTGTACTGCGGTTCTGCACACGGGGCACGACCGGACTACACCGCCGCGGCGCGTGCGCTCGGCACGGCGCTTGCAGAACGCGGCATCACCATGGTTTATGCTGGCGGGAAACTGGGGTTGATGGGGGAAACCGCAGACGCTGCTATCGCTGCAGGAGGGGAGGTGCATGGTGTTATGCCTCAGAATCTTGTTGATCTAGAGCAGGCGCACCCAAGACTAACTCGACTGGACATCACAGAATCCATTGCTGAGCGTAAGACTCGAATGGAAGATCTGGCAGACGCTTTTGTAGTTTTGCCCGGCGGAATGGGCACCATGGAAGAAATGTTTGAAGTGCTAGTCCGCCAGCAGCTTGGCCCTTACTGCGGCCCCGTGGCGCTTTTTAACGTAGAGGAATATTGGGAACCACTGGTCAACGCCTTCCAAGCGATGAGCGAAGAAGGCTTTATTGCACAGCGATACATTGAGGCACTGGTTATCGCGGGAAACACGGATGAGCTTTTTGAGGGCTTTAGCAACTGGGTAAATCCCGGCCTGAAATGGAACTAGCTGAGGGGCTATAAGGCTTCAAGGTGCCATTTTCCCTTGGAGCTTTGTCTGCCAGAAGCAGAAGGCGGTCTACTTCTTGGAAGGAATTCGCGCTTCTGGCTAAACTAGCCAACCATGACTCACGGAAATGCGGACGTGCGGCCCCCCTCGCTCCTTGATGCTTCCTGCGAAGCATTTGTTCATGACCTTGCTGCGTTATCGCCGACTGAGGCGACAGCATGGGGGATTGAGGGACATGCGGGAGAATTACAAGATTTCTCCCCGGCCTATTGGGAAGCCGTAGCGGATCGTAACCGTGAGATGCTCGCGGATGTTGATGCATTGGACGACGGCACCGA
This genomic window contains:
- a CDS encoding esterase/lipase family protein gives rise to the protein MAVIDASLPLSARLPARGLFEDDWRARPTPHNPYPVILIHGTGVTKGDWMELGTDLRKKGYAVFAPDFGMRSTAAVAESADQVGAYIHAVLKVTGAKQVILVGHSQGGILARYWMHHLGGARYVSHLICLAVPNHGTSHGGVISPLTRTARGTVVVDSIITNFFGASGFEMLAESDLIQELNANGDTLPGIYYSCITTKSDTIIQPAESCFLAGPLVRNIYVQAVSKRAIVLHEDVPHDRRVRRIVLSELERVERLTTKKHVRTEHNA
- a CDS encoding TIGR00730 family Rossman fold protein codes for the protein MSFSPQEPLISGLTVRAMTSDDKDIRATALLKNLNRFEQRFDVQDFASEPLRNYLDFDPTRGDIGLLLADDAGETVGVMWAAFIRGFGFINARVPELTLYLAEEWHGKGVGQWMLDQAEEYGRVHGWPGVAVNVEKESPARRLYARCDYVTQDGGSAAGSVMLKTLSPKIRSVAVYCGSAHGARPDYTAAARALGTALAERGITMVYAGGKLGLMGETADAAIAAGGEVHGVMPQNLVDLEQAHPRLTRLDITESIAERKTRMEDLADAFVVLPGGMGTMEEMFEVLVRQQLGPYCGPVALFNVEEYWEPLVNAFQAMSEEGFIAQRYIEALVIAGNTDELFEGFSNWVNPGLKWN
- a CDS encoding PepSY-associated TM helix domain-containing protein, translating into MVTTDQALSAGSAAAKVAESGTGRSGEKSGKSRHLPRHLRRLHFFAGIVCAPLIFIASLTGLAYAFAPTLENAVYSSNTTVEVPADAKQLPMEKIVDIATQRHPDQPISGIRVGEKDQAVRVLFKHPTKSASFSDAVFVNPYNGEITGDMVQYGNAGALPLRDWLSHGHRDLWLGDIGRFYSEFAASWLGVLAVSGVYLWWKRQRSGTGRIAAMLKVSGRGRTRNLRWHGALGTALALGMIFFTFTGLTWSSVAGTNIGKVRTELNWTTPKVTTSLDGFAAPAVKDPHAGHDHAGHDHGSHSATSPSAKLSLAEQATHVAATAAAELRSGVTLRPPSEAGQAWSVMENRQAYRKDNNSIAVNGDTGEVTARLAFVDWPFAAQATAWMIQLHMGTMLGLPNQIVLGLLAVGIIILVVRGYMLWFQRRPQGQLVADAPTRARGAERRFGLAGILAVVGMIAYGFFAPVFGVTCLAFVVLSVLWDAVRSRRRKAS
- a CDS encoding gamma carbonic anhydrase family protein; the encoded protein is MNPGPIILPFNGKTPRVHETAFIAPNATLIGDVEIAAHASVFYGCVLRADINMIRVGARTNIQDNSVLHVDGDAPCILGEDVTVGHMALVHGSTVGSGALVGMHSALLSHSVVGQGSLIAAGAVVLEGQEIPAGVLAAGVPAKVRRELSSEQSAGFISHAGRYVHTASMHRELGAGLSLDQVRFS
- a CDS encoding ROK family protein — protein: MHTRSHLRNIPSFTQPSAPAASCLHLIRHFQPVTRSKLVHGSGKSQPTVTRAVAALMEVKLVRERPDLSIPNGPGRPTIPIELSASPWVQIGLAVGTKTTYVGACSTRGAVIQEKILDITPSQMSADQYAETLSTTIREIAELSELPLANVGIATSGYVNDLGLVTAKNLGWEGVDLAGRIYNRISVPVAITSAITAIAGAEQQAQNPDVPANSLIFYADDSIGAALQNPQEVMVLPLDENIHGASSLGAAAVALVEQARPKVLVLAGSAFENSEDALAVGQALRKSPHGTKDKLEIRVIPTHLDNARAAARAIAMDRLIEDPLGLAKRLITKRRRAAS